From a single Lolium rigidum isolate FL_2022 chromosome 7, APGP_CSIRO_Lrig_0.1, whole genome shotgun sequence genomic region:
- the LOC124670176 gene encoding two-component response regulator-like PRR37 isoform X1, with amino-acid sequence MEQQPPSPPRAHAQAPPLCWDKFLHKKTIRVLLVETDDSTRQVVAALLRTCMYQVIPAENAQQAWSYLQDAQSNIDLVLTEIVSCPSGNSLLEKIMSHSVCKNIPVIMMSSEDYMGTVFECLSKGAADFLVKPVRKNELKNLWQHVWRRCHSSSGSGSGGGTSDVQTQKCTKLKSADESNDNSGSNDRNGDTSLGLNARDGSDNGSGTQAQSSWTKRAVEIDSPQDMSPDQSADPLDSNRWLPGTDNKKCKRKETNDEFKGKELEIGAPSKLNTEDQSSPNGSSIKPTDRRCEYPPQNNSNGTIMENLEEPIVRAADLIGSMAKNMDAQEAARAKDAPNCSSKMPEGKETGRDDIMPSLELSLKRARSSGDATDAIQEEERNVFRRSDVSAFTRYNTCAVPNQGGAGFAGSCSPDGNSSEAAKTDGALNMKSSLDAALTKQGSNGSSNNNDMGSTTKSVVTKPGGTKVSPINGKTHTSAFHRVQQWTPVAAAGNDKADEVGKKNAAGGKDKAGEAESKHPCAAVHDENVGSGGVPQSNVTDLSAPVEGHAANFGSNSGSNNSTNNGSTAATASAVNLETGGIDKRSGHAMYLKRERRMAAVSKFREKRKERNFGKKVRYQSRKRLAEQRPRVRGQFVRQQPPPAAVVER; translated from the exons atggagcagcagccgccgtcgccgccgcgcgcaCACGCACAGGCCCCGCCGCTGTGCTGGGACAAGTTCCTGCACAAGAAGACCATCAGGGTCCTGCTCGTCGAGACCGATGACTCCACCAGGCAGGTCGTCGCCGCCCTGCTCCGCACCTGCATGTACCAAG TTATCCCTGCCGAGAATGCCCAGCAAGCGTGGTCGTATCTTCAGGACGCGCAGAGCAACATCGACCTCGTTCTCACCGAGATCGTGTCTTGCCCCTCTGGAAACTCGCTGCTCGAGAAGATCATGTCACACAGCGTCTGCAAGAACATCCCGGTCATCA TGATGTCTTCCGAAGACTACATGGGCACGGTCTTCGAGTGCCTGTCAAAGGGTGCCGCTGACTTCTTAGTCAAGCCGGTCCGTAAGAACGAGCTTAAGAACCTTTGGCAGCATGTGTGGAGACGGTGCCACAGC TCCAGTGGCAGCGGAAGTGGAGGCGGAACTAGTGATGTCCAGACGCAGAAGTGTACCAAATTAAAGAGTGCCGATGAATCCAATGACAATAGTGGCAGCAATGATCGCAACGGTGATACGAGCCTGGGGCTTAACGCAAGGGATGGCAGCGACAATGGCAGCGGCACTCAA GCGCAAAGCTCTTGGACAAAACGTGCTGTGGAGATTGACAGTCCACAGGATATGTCTCCAGATCAGTCGGCTGATCCCCTTGACAGCAATAGATGGTTACCAGGTACAGACAACAAAAAATGCAAGAGAAAAGAAACGAATG ATGAGTTCAAAGGGAAGGAGTTGGAAATAGGTGCCCCTAGTAAATTGAACACAGAAGATCAATCTTCCCCGAACGGGAGTTCCATCAAACCAACAGATAGACGGTGTGAGTATCCACCACAGAACAACTCCAACGGTACAATTATGGAAAATTTGGAGGAGCCAATTGTTCGAGCTGCTGACCTAATTGGTTCAATGGCCAAAAACATGGACGCCCAAGAGGCAGCAAGAGCCAAAGATGCTCCTAATTGCTCCTCCAAAATGCCAGAAGGGAAAGAGACAGGCCGTGACGACATTATGCCGTCGCTTGAGTTGAGTTTGAAGAGAGCGAGATCAAGTGGAGATGCTACAGATGCAATCCAAGAGGAAGAGAGGAACGTCTTCAGACGATCAGACGTGTCGGCATTCACGAG GTACAATACGTGTGCGGTTCCCAATCAAGGCGGAGCAGGGTTCGCGGGGAGCTGTTCGCCGGATGGTAACAGCTCTGAGGCTGCGAAAACAGACGGTGCTCTCAACATGAAGTCAAGCTTGGATGCTGCTCTGACGAAGCAAGGTTCAAACGGCAGTAGCAACAACAACGACATGGGTTCCACTACGAAGAGCGTGGTGACAAAGCCTGGTGGCACTAAGGTTTCACCTATTAACGGTAAAACACACACGTCGGCATTTCATCGTGTGCAGCAGTGGACACCGGTAGCAGCCGCAGGTAATGACAAGGCTGATGAAGTGGGAAAGAAGAATGCAGCAGGTGGGAAAGACAAGGCTGGTGAAGCAGAGAGCAAACACCCCTGTGCTGCGGTCCATGATGAGAATGTCGGATCAGGGGGAGTCCCTCAGTCCAATGTTACTGATCTTTCGGCTCCGGTTGAAGGTCATGCTGCCAACTTCGGTAGCAACTCAGGCAGTAACAACAGTACTAACAATGGGAGCACTGCTGCTACTGCCTCTGCTGTAAATTTGGAGACTGGTGGCATTGACAAAAGAAGCGGGCACGCCATGTATTTGAAACGGGAGCGTCGAATGGCCGCCGTGAGCAAATTCAGAGAGAAGAGGAAAGAGCGGAACTTCGGAAAGAAG GTGAGGTACCAAAGCAGGAAGAGGCTGGCCGAGCAGCGCCCACGGGTCCGTGGACAGTTTGTGAGGCAACAGCCCccgccggcggcggtg GTGGAGAGATAA
- the LOC124670176 gene encoding two-component response regulator-like PRR37 isoform X2: protein MEQQPPSPPRAHAQAPPLCWDKFLHKKTIRVLLVETDDSTRQVVAALLRTCMYQVIPAENAQQAWSYLQDAQSNIDLVLTEIVSCPSGNSLLEKIMSHSVCKNIPVIMMSSEDYMGTVFECLSKGAADFLVKPVRKNELKNLWQHVWRRCHSSSGSGSGGGTSDVQTQKCTKLKSADESNDNSGSNDRNGDTSLGLNARDGSDNGSGTQAQSSWTKRAVEIDSPQDMSPDQSADPLDSNRWLPDEFKGKELEIGAPSKLNTEDQSSPNGSSIKPTDRRCEYPPQNNSNGTIMENLEEPIVRAADLIGSMAKNMDAQEAARAKDAPNCSSKMPEGKETGRDDIMPSLELSLKRARSSGDATDAIQEEERNVFRRSDVSAFTRYNTCAVPNQGGAGFAGSCSPDGNSSEAAKTDGALNMKSSLDAALTKQGSNGSSNNNDMGSTTKSVVTKPGGTKVSPINGKTHTSAFHRVQQWTPVAAAGNDKADEVGKKNAAGGKDKAGEAESKHPCAAVHDENVGSGGVPQSNVTDLSAPVEGHAANFGSNSGSNNSTNNGSTAATASAVNLETGGIDKRSGHAMYLKRERRMAAVSKFREKRKERNFGKKVRYQSRKRLAEQRPRVRGQFVRQQPPPAAVVER, encoded by the exons atggagcagcagccgccgtcgccgccgcgcgcaCACGCACAGGCCCCGCCGCTGTGCTGGGACAAGTTCCTGCACAAGAAGACCATCAGGGTCCTGCTCGTCGAGACCGATGACTCCACCAGGCAGGTCGTCGCCGCCCTGCTCCGCACCTGCATGTACCAAG TTATCCCTGCCGAGAATGCCCAGCAAGCGTGGTCGTATCTTCAGGACGCGCAGAGCAACATCGACCTCGTTCTCACCGAGATCGTGTCTTGCCCCTCTGGAAACTCGCTGCTCGAGAAGATCATGTCACACAGCGTCTGCAAGAACATCCCGGTCATCA TGATGTCTTCCGAAGACTACATGGGCACGGTCTTCGAGTGCCTGTCAAAGGGTGCCGCTGACTTCTTAGTCAAGCCGGTCCGTAAGAACGAGCTTAAGAACCTTTGGCAGCATGTGTGGAGACGGTGCCACAGC TCCAGTGGCAGCGGAAGTGGAGGCGGAACTAGTGATGTCCAGACGCAGAAGTGTACCAAATTAAAGAGTGCCGATGAATCCAATGACAATAGTGGCAGCAATGATCGCAACGGTGATACGAGCCTGGGGCTTAACGCAAGGGATGGCAGCGACAATGGCAGCGGCACTCAA GCGCAAAGCTCTTGGACAAAACGTGCTGTGGAGATTGACAGTCCACAGGATATGTCTCCAGATCAGTCGGCTGATCCCCTTGACAGCAATAGATGGTTACCAG ATGAGTTCAAAGGGAAGGAGTTGGAAATAGGTGCCCCTAGTAAATTGAACACAGAAGATCAATCTTCCCCGAACGGGAGTTCCATCAAACCAACAGATAGACGGTGTGAGTATCCACCACAGAACAACTCCAACGGTACAATTATGGAAAATTTGGAGGAGCCAATTGTTCGAGCTGCTGACCTAATTGGTTCAATGGCCAAAAACATGGACGCCCAAGAGGCAGCAAGAGCCAAAGATGCTCCTAATTGCTCCTCCAAAATGCCAGAAGGGAAAGAGACAGGCCGTGACGACATTATGCCGTCGCTTGAGTTGAGTTTGAAGAGAGCGAGATCAAGTGGAGATGCTACAGATGCAATCCAAGAGGAAGAGAGGAACGTCTTCAGACGATCAGACGTGTCGGCATTCACGAG GTACAATACGTGTGCGGTTCCCAATCAAGGCGGAGCAGGGTTCGCGGGGAGCTGTTCGCCGGATGGTAACAGCTCTGAGGCTGCGAAAACAGACGGTGCTCTCAACATGAAGTCAAGCTTGGATGCTGCTCTGACGAAGCAAGGTTCAAACGGCAGTAGCAACAACAACGACATGGGTTCCACTACGAAGAGCGTGGTGACAAAGCCTGGTGGCACTAAGGTTTCACCTATTAACGGTAAAACACACACGTCGGCATTTCATCGTGTGCAGCAGTGGACACCGGTAGCAGCCGCAGGTAATGACAAGGCTGATGAAGTGGGAAAGAAGAATGCAGCAGGTGGGAAAGACAAGGCTGGTGAAGCAGAGAGCAAACACCCCTGTGCTGCGGTCCATGATGAGAATGTCGGATCAGGGGGAGTCCCTCAGTCCAATGTTACTGATCTTTCGGCTCCGGTTGAAGGTCATGCTGCCAACTTCGGTAGCAACTCAGGCAGTAACAACAGTACTAACAATGGGAGCACTGCTGCTACTGCCTCTGCTGTAAATTTGGAGACTGGTGGCATTGACAAAAGAAGCGGGCACGCCATGTATTTGAAACGGGAGCGTCGAATGGCCGCCGTGAGCAAATTCAGAGAGAAGAGGAAAGAGCGGAACTTCGGAAAGAAG GTGAGGTACCAAAGCAGGAAGAGGCTGGCCGAGCAGCGCCCACGGGTCCGTGGACAGTTTGTGAGGCAACAGCCCccgccggcggcggtg GTGGAGAGATAA